A genomic window from Methylobacterium nodulans ORS 2060 includes:
- a CDS encoding transglycosylase SLT domain-containing protein, with product MATSAQAESANDGFPNLPLPPTIVGLVGLPTIYNKGRSAYLDMLTQEAIRQGLPPAVADAVAQVETAYNPNAIGGVGEVGLMQVRPQTAAMLGYRGTDADLAEPTTNVRYGVAYLARAWRLAGGDLCRALMKYRAGHGEERMTPLSVEYCRRARAHLALIGSPLAGEIAPPTEPGPTSASAAAAQPRKPSPSSLPQAASVEPHRPRETTKATRSIADAGAGNSSRPAERRSAQARIVLPPSRPPTVKLASVSIGADVLTAAQTALQLKKQEQTRRIWAERDARLKAIDAKLKRSGLIIATGI from the coding sequence GTGGCCACCAGCGCACAAGCGGAATCTGCGAATGACGGATTCCCAAATCTGCCGCTACCGCCGACGATCGTGGGCTTGGTTGGCCTGCCGACGATTTACAACAAGGGCCGCAGCGCCTACCTCGACATGCTCACACAGGAGGCCATCCGGCAGGGGCTGCCGCCGGCCGTCGCTGATGCCGTCGCGCAGGTCGAGACAGCCTACAACCCGAACGCCATCGGCGGTGTCGGCGAGGTTGGGCTAATGCAGGTCCGGCCGCAGACTGCCGCCATGCTGGGCTACCGAGGAACCGATGCCGATTTGGCCGAACCCACGACGAATGTGCGCTATGGGGTGGCCTATTTGGCTCGGGCGTGGCGTCTCGCGGGCGGCGATCTGTGCCGGGCGCTGATGAAGTATCGAGCTGGCCATGGCGAGGAGCGGATGACGCCGCTCTCGGTTGAGTACTGCCGAAGGGCGCGGGCGCACTTGGCCCTCATCGGCTCGCCCCTGGCTGGCGAGATTGCACCACCAACCGAACCCGGGCCCACCTCGGCCTCTGCGGCAGCCGCTCAACCTCGAAAGCCAAGCCCTTCCTCCTTACCTCAAGCTGCATCTGTTGAACCGCACAGACCACGTGAGACGACCAAGGCAACGCGCTCGATTGCCGACGCTGGCGCTGGCAACAGCTCGCGGCCGGCTGAACGCCGCTCAGCACAGGCAAGGATCGTCCTTCCTCCCTCACGCCCACCGACCGTCAAGCTGGCATCGGTTTCAATTGGGGCTGATGTCCTTACGGCTGCCCAGACCGCACTCCAGCTAAAGAAGCAGGAGCAAACCCGGCGGATCTGGGCTGAGCGCGATGCGCGGCTGAAGGCCATCGATGCCAAGCTCAAGCGGTCCGGACTGATCATTGCAACTGGTATCTGA
- a CDS encoding MBL fold metallo-hydrolase, translated as MTAAEPRREETVTTNEVPVVYRIGHATVTRISEITAEFPAGKLLPDYDPALERPDPVGSSPVDAAGGQLTVSVHSWLVRIGGLTVLVDAGIGNGKTRASKLFDHLDTPWLDRLATAGARPEDVTHVLLTHLHTDHVGWNTVPGDGGWVPTFPNARTLMPHRGYELFMSPEGRARPNHDMFADSVLPVVAAGRTEFVPPEGGESLADFTYVPTPGHSPDHMSILLRSDGREALFAGDVLHHPVQVARPDWCSMFCEAPEEARRSRLRMLDLAAERRLIWFSSHCAGTSAGTVARNGERFTWTFL; from the coding sequence GTGACCGCGGCGGAACCGAGGAGGGAGGAAACCGTGACGACGAACGAAGTGCCTGTGGTCTATCGGATCGGCCATGCCACCGTGACCAGGATTTCCGAGATCACAGCCGAATTTCCCGCGGGCAAGCTCCTGCCGGACTACGATCCCGCCCTCGAGCGGCCGGACCCGGTCGGATCGTCGCCCGTCGATGCAGCGGGCGGACAACTCACCGTGTCTGTCCATTCCTGGCTGGTCCGGATTGGCGGCCTGACCGTGCTGGTCGACGCCGGCATCGGCAACGGGAAAACGCGCGCCTCGAAGCTGTTCGACCACCTCGACACGCCCTGGCTCGACCGCTTGGCGACCGCGGGCGCGCGGCCGGAGGACGTCACCCATGTCCTTCTGACCCATCTGCACACCGATCATGTCGGCTGGAACACCGTCCCGGGCGACGGGGGCTGGGTGCCCACCTTCCCGAACGCGCGCACGTTGATGCCGCACCGGGGCTATGAGCTGTTCATGTCGCCCGAAGGCCGCGCACGGCCGAACCACGACATGTTCGCCGACAGCGTGCTGCCGGTGGTCGCGGCGGGGCGGACGGAGTTCGTACCGCCGGAAGGGGGCGAGTCGCTCGCCGACTTCACCTACGTGCCGACGCCGGGGCACAGCCCGGACCACATGTCGATCCTGCTGCGTTCGGATGGCCGGGAGGCGCTGTTCGCGGGCGACGTTCTGCACCACCCGGTGCAGGTCGCGCGCCCGGACTGGTGCTCGATGTTCTGCGAGGCCCCGGAGGAAGCGCGCCGGTCCCGACTCCGCATGCTCGACCTTGCCGCCGAGCGCCGCCTGATCTGGTTCAGTTCGCACTGCGCGGGCACGTCCGCCGGCACTGTCGCCCGGAACGGTGAACGCTTCACATGGACATTCCTCTGA
- a CDS encoding creatininase family protein, with protein sequence MTVSTEMAPPEVAWNRLSAEALNDLARRDAIVLLPVASTEQHGPHLPTGVDDFLGTAVCRRTAELVAPDRPIVVAPTVWCGLADHHVAFGGTFTLSLATYHALLRDLCRSILAAGFRKVVLVNSHGGNITALSSLAVELTRELDAPIATATYFMEAADAVSGILEDQGNVMHACEAETSMMMALDSDLVDATRLAEAHGPGFDIADSLMPTLKRVRGWQEVSRGGVAGDARRASAAKGEAVLDACALALAARLRAGDPWA encoded by the coding sequence ATGACCGTATCGACCGAGATGGCGCCCCCCGAGGTTGCCTGGAACCGCCTCTCCGCCGAAGCGCTCAACGACCTCGCCCGCCGCGATGCGATCGTGCTGCTCCCGGTGGCCTCGACCGAGCAGCACGGGCCGCACCTGCCGACCGGCGTCGACGACTTCCTCGGCACCGCCGTCTGCCGGCGCACGGCTGAACTCGTCGCGCCGGATCGCCCGATCGTGGTCGCGCCGACTGTGTGGTGCGGCTTGGCCGACCACCACGTCGCTTTCGGCGGTACCTTCACCCTGTCGCTCGCCACCTACCACGCCCTGCTGCGCGACCTGTGCCGGTCGATCCTGGCGGCGGGCTTCCGGAAGGTCGTGCTCGTCAACAGCCACGGCGGCAACATCACCGCCTTGTCTTCGCTCGCCGTCGAACTGACGCGCGAGTTGGACGCCCCCATCGCGACGGCCACCTACTTCATGGAAGCCGCAGACGCGGTGTCCGGCATCCTTGAGGACCAGGGCAACGTGATGCACGCCTGCGAGGCGGAGACCTCGATGATGATGGCGCTGGACTCCGATCTCGTCGACGCGACGCGCCTGGCCGAGGCACACGGGCCAGGCTTCGACATTGCCGACTCTCTGATGCCGACGCTCAAGCGTGTGCGCGGGTGGCAGGAAGTCTCACGCGGCGGCGTCGCCGGCGATGCGCGGCGAGCCAGCGCGGCCAAGGGCGAGGCCGTGCTCGACGCCTGCGCCCTGGCGCTGGCCGCGCGTTTGCGGGCAGGCGACCCCTGGGCGTGA
- a CDS encoding MFS transporter: protein MLTQRPDPLPAAVDVSPAMPRPSVAWYGVAVLFVVQIFSFVDRQALSLLIAPIKADLGMSDTEVSLVIGLGFALAYAVAGLPIGRLVDRVSRPALLSAGLALWCGCTFLCGFVRSFPQLALARSGVGIGEATGTPVVVSLLGDWFPPHRRGLAFAVFAVSAYVGTGLALVAGSGIVHAFEGLTVVDVPLIGSVRTWQFVFLLIGPPGLLVIPFVLSLYEPRRSGVAKGQGKPTSDAPDLPQVVAHYRRHWRAFATQHAASTLLAMLFYGTGAWVPEFLRRTYGLPIAQGGLWFGCVTVAAGALGVLAGGVTSDRMLRAGRTDARLRVTGIAALCALPFAAAFPQAATPALALLLAGGMIFFTAVISTTGSTGVQELAPARMRGTASAVYLFVFNGIGLSLGPTVFALLTDRAFGDEALLWRAMAVGAPSLAILAALAAFSGLHPYRACVAANAGTSGAHEAAPSTSPASPASTRIATA, encoded by the coding sequence ATGCTCACCCAACGTCCCGATCCGCTTCCCGCCGCGGTCGACGTCTCGCCCGCCATGCCTCGCCCCAGTGTGGCTTGGTACGGGGTCGCCGTCCTGTTCGTCGTTCAGATCTTCTCGTTCGTCGACCGGCAGGCGCTGAGCCTGCTCATCGCCCCGATCAAGGCCGACCTCGGCATGAGCGACACCGAGGTCAGCCTCGTCATCGGGCTCGGCTTCGCGCTGGCCTACGCGGTCGCCGGATTGCCGATCGGCCGCCTCGTCGACCGAGTCTCCCGGCCCGCATTGCTGTCGGCGGGCCTCGCGCTGTGGTGCGGCTGCACCTTCCTGTGCGGCTTCGTGCGCTCGTTCCCGCAACTCGCGCTCGCCCGCTCCGGCGTCGGCATCGGCGAAGCGACCGGCACGCCCGTGGTCGTGTCGCTGCTCGGCGACTGGTTCCCCCCGCACCGGCGTGGGCTCGCCTTCGCCGTCTTCGCCGTCTCGGCCTATGTCGGCACCGGGCTCGCGCTCGTGGCAGGCAGCGGGATCGTGCACGCCTTCGAGGGGCTCACGGTCGTGGACGTGCCGCTGATCGGCTCGGTGCGCACGTGGCAGTTCGTGTTCCTGCTGATCGGTCCGCCCGGGCTGCTCGTGATCCCGTTCGTGCTCTCGCTCTACGAGCCAAGGCGGTCCGGCGTCGCCAAGGGCCAAGGGAAGCCGACCTCCGACGCGCCCGACCTGCCCCAGGTCGTCGCACACTACCGCCGGCACTGGCGCGCCTTTGCGACCCAGCACGCGGCGAGCACGCTGCTGGCCATGCTGTTCTACGGCACCGGTGCATGGGTACCGGAGTTCCTGCGCCGCACCTACGGGCTGCCGATCGCGCAGGGGGGGCTGTGGTTCGGCTGCGTCACCGTCGCGGCCGGCGCGCTGGGCGTCCTTGCCGGCGGGGTGACCTCCGACCGGATGCTGCGAGCGGGGCGGACCGACGCGCGTCTGCGGGTCACGGGCATCGCGGCCCTGTGCGCGCTTCCATTCGCTGCCGCCTTCCCACAGGCCGCAACGCCGGCCCTCGCGCTCCTGCTGGCGGGTGGCATGATCTTCTTCACCGCGGTGATATCGACCACCGGCTCGACCGGTGTGCAGGAACTCGCCCCGGCGCGGATGCGCGGCACCGCCTCGGCGGTCTACCTGTTCGTGTTCAACGGCATCGGCCTCTCGCTCGGCCCCACGGTGTTCGCCCTGCTGACCGACCGGGCATTCGGCGATGAGGCACTGCTGTGGCGGGCGATGGCGGTGGGGGCGCCGAGCCTGGCGATCCTCGCCGCGCTGGCCGCCTTCTCGGGCCTGCACCCGTATCGTGCCTGCGTGGCTGCCAACGCGGGGACCAGTGGGGCGCACGAGGCGGCTCCATCGACTTCACCTGCCTCGCCGGCATCAACCCGCATCGCCACCGCCTGA
- a CDS encoding TetR/AcrR family transcriptional regulator, with translation MARRGATVRDDEHAGSGGEGAGTSIAILDAARRLFLDAGYEGVSLEQVGRAAGVSRQTVYNQFGSKDAVFRSVVDRHWETVRTEVAVMLPSPSAEPAEPAEILHGFARALLRFVQGTDQIAFTRLVIAESRHQPWIAEAFYRAGKAPLVAAFAGVLSELTNRRLLCCPHPELAARQFMGLVQEFVIWPHVMRVGGLAEIPDDDTVVEEAVRTFLARYAAHPPG, from the coding sequence ATGGCACGGCGCGGCGCAACGGTTCGGGACGATGAGCATGCGGGGAGCGGCGGCGAGGGCGCCGGCACTTCGATCGCAATCCTAGATGCGGCGCGGCGCTTGTTCCTCGACGCCGGCTACGAGGGCGTGAGCCTCGAGCAGGTCGGCCGCGCGGCGGGGGTGTCGCGCCAGACGGTGTACAACCAGTTCGGAAGCAAGGACGCGGTGTTCCGGTCGGTAGTCGATCGCCACTGGGAGACGGTCCGGACAGAGGTGGCGGTGATGTTGCCGTCCCCGTCGGCCGAGCCGGCCGAACCGGCCGAGATCCTGCACGGCTTCGCGCGGGCGCTGCTGCGCTTCGTCCAGGGAACGGACCAGATCGCCTTCACGCGCCTCGTCATCGCGGAATCGCGCCATCAGCCCTGGATCGCTGAGGCCTTCTACCGGGCGGGCAAGGCGCCGCTCGTGGCGGCGTTCGCGGGCGTCCTGTCGGAACTGACGAACCGGCGCCTGCTTTGCTGCCCCCACCCGGAACTCGCGGCACGGCAATTCATGGGCCTCGTCCAGGAATTCGTGATCTGGCCGCACGTCATGAGGGTCGGCGGTTTGGCGGAGATCCCCGACGACGACACCGTCGTGGAGGAGGCCGTCAGGACCTTCCTGGCCCGCTACGCGGCCCATCCGCCTGGATAG
- the gabD gene encoding NADP-dependent succinate-semialdehyde dehydrogenase, which translates to MTTMTVEDRLLSLKRPDLLRTQAYIDGAFVDADSGETIAVDNPATGQVLGTVPRMGAAETERAIAAAQAALPDWRGRTAKERAAILRRWFSLILENQDDLAAIMTAEQGKPLPESRGEIAYAAAFIEWFAEEAKRVYGDVIPAHGPDKRIVVLKQPIGVCAAITPWNFPAAMITRKAGPALAAGCTMVLKPASQTPFSALALCALAQQAGIPPGVLSCLTGSAQAIGGAMTASPIVRKLSFTGSTEIGRELLAQCAKTIKKTSMELGGNAPFIVFDDADLDLAVKGAIASKYRNAGQTCVCANRILVQDGIYDAFAERLASAVQAMRVGDGFAAGTVIGPLIDAQAVVKVEEHIRDALDKGARLLTGGRRHALGGSFYEPTVLSGTTPAMKIFREETFGPVAPLFRFRTEEEAVALANDTEFGLASYFYGRDIGRVWRVAEALEYGIVGINEGIISTEVAPFGGVKESGLGREGSHYGIEDYLEIKYLCMGGI; encoded by the coding sequence ATGACCACGATGACCGTTGAGGATCGCTTGCTCTCCCTCAAGCGGCCCGATCTGCTCCGAACCCAGGCCTATATCGACGGGGCCTTCGTGGATGCCGACAGCGGCGAGACCATCGCGGTCGACAACCCGGCCACGGGCCAGGTCCTCGGAACGGTGCCCAGGATGGGCGCCGCCGAAACGGAGCGCGCCATCGCCGCAGCCCAGGCGGCGCTGCCCGACTGGCGGGGGCGCACCGCCAAGGAGCGCGCCGCGATCCTGCGCCGCTGGTTCAGCCTGATCCTGGAGAACCAGGACGATCTCGCCGCCATCATGACCGCCGAGCAGGGCAAGCCGCTGCCCGAGAGCCGCGGCGAGATCGCCTACGCGGCCGCCTTCATCGAGTGGTTCGCCGAGGAGGCCAAGCGCGTCTACGGCGACGTCATCCCGGCCCACGGGCCGGACAAGCGGATCGTCGTGCTCAAGCAGCCGATCGGCGTCTGCGCGGCGATCACGCCCTGGAACTTCCCGGCCGCCATGATCACCCGCAAGGCCGGACCGGCGCTGGCCGCCGGCTGCACCATGGTGCTCAAGCCCGCAAGCCAGACGCCGTTCTCGGCGCTGGCGCTGTGCGCGCTGGCGCAGCAGGCCGGGATCCCCCCGGGGGTGCTCTCCTGCCTGACCGGCTCGGCCCAGGCGATCGGCGGGGCGATGACCGCCAGCCCGATCGTGCGCAAGCTCTCCTTCACCGGCTCGACCGAGATCGGCCGCGAACTGCTTGCGCAGTGCGCCAAGACCATCAAGAAGACCTCGATGGAGCTGGGCGGGAATGCGCCGTTCATCGTCTTCGACGATGCGGACCTCGATCTCGCGGTGAAGGGCGCGATCGCCTCGAAGTACCGCAACGCCGGCCAGACCTGCGTGTGCGCCAACCGCATCCTGGTGCAGGACGGCATCTACGATGCCTTCGCGGAGCGCCTGGCGAGCGCCGTGCAGGCCATGCGGGTGGGCGACGGCTTTGCGGCCGGCACGGTGATCGGGCCGCTGATCGACGCCCAGGCGGTGGTGAAGGTCGAGGAGCACATCAGGGACGCCCTCGACAAAGGGGCGCGGCTCCTCACGGGCGGGCGGCGCCACGCGCTGGGCGGCAGCTTCTACGAGCCGACGGTGCTGAGCGGGACGACCCCCGCGATGAAGATCTTCCGGGAGGAGACGTTCGGGCCGGTGGCGCCGCTGTTCCGGTTCCGCACCGAGGAGGAGGCGGTGGCACTGGCGAACGACACCGAGTTCGGGCTGGCCTCGTACTTCTACGGCCGCGACATCGGCCGGGTGTGGCGGGTGGCCGAGGCGCTCGAATACGGCATTGTGGGCATCAACGAGGGGATCATCTCGACCGAGGTGGCGCCGTTCGGGGGCGTCAAGGAGAGCGGGCTCGGCCGCGAGGGCTCGCATTACGGCATCGAGGACTATCTGGAGATCAAGTATCTCTGCATGGGCGGCATATAG
- a CDS encoding acetolactate synthase large subunit codes for MRKGSDLLVQALENEGVDRIFGIPGEENLDVVESLRTSRIELVLTRHEQAAAFMAATHGRLTGRPGVCLSTLGPGALNFTTGAAYAHLGAMPMLMITGQKPILSARQARFQIVDIIGAMRPITKMTRQIVSAASIPTLVRDAFRVATEERPGPVHLELPEDIAAETADVAMVPSHPIDRPVAASAAIERAAAMILSAQRPLIMIGAAGNRPRLVEALSDFVRRTRIPFFNTQMGKGAVTGGSNLYLGTAALSERDYVHQAIDRADLIISIGHDTVEKPPFLMGQVAGGPKVIHIGYVSASVEQVFHPDAEVVGDIGSTVTALADRLGGRLDPDPGMLDLRRSILERINDRAEEDRFPVTPQRLVHDVRAVMPEDGIVCLDNGMYKIWFARNYRTHVANTLLLDNALATMGAGLPSAMMAKLLNPGRRVMAVCGDGGFMMNSQELETAVRLKLDLVVLILDDSAYGMIRWKQAVDAFADYGMTFGNPDFVAYANSYGATGHRITAVKDLIPTLEAAFAAGGVHLVAVPVDYAENMRVLVEELQHKAGAAEPTG; via the coding sequence ATGCGGAAGGGATCTGACCTCCTGGTCCAGGCCCTCGAGAACGAAGGCGTCGACCGGATCTTCGGCATTCCGGGCGAGGAGAACCTCGATGTCGTCGAGAGTCTGCGCACCTCCCGGATCGAGCTGGTTCTCACCCGTCACGAGCAGGCCGCGGCCTTCATGGCCGCCACCCATGGACGCCTGACGGGTCGGCCGGGCGTCTGCCTCTCGACCCTTGGCCCAGGCGCCCTGAACTTCACGACAGGAGCGGCCTACGCGCATCTCGGCGCCATGCCGATGCTGATGATCACCGGCCAGAAGCCGATCCTGAGCGCCCGCCAGGCCCGCTTCCAGATCGTCGACATCATCGGGGCGATGCGCCCGATCACCAAGATGACCCGCCAGATCGTCTCGGCGGCCTCAATCCCGACCCTCGTGCGCGACGCCTTCCGGGTCGCCACCGAGGAGCGCCCCGGCCCGGTCCACCTCGAACTGCCCGAGGACATCGCGGCCGAGACGGCCGACGTCGCGATGGTGCCCTCGCACCCGATCGACCGGCCGGTGGCGGCGTCCGCCGCCATTGAGCGCGCGGCTGCGATGATCCTGAGTGCGCAACGCCCGCTGATCATGATTGGCGCAGCCGGCAACCGGCCGCGGCTGGTCGAGGCGCTCTCCGATTTCGTGCGGCGGACGCGCATCCCCTTCTTCAACACCCAGATGGGCAAGGGCGCGGTCACGGGCGGCTCGAATCTCTATCTCGGCACCGCGGCGCTCTCCGAGCGGGACTACGTGCATCAGGCGATCGACCGGGCGGACCTGATCATCTCGATCGGGCACGACACGGTGGAGAAGCCTCCCTTCCTGATGGGGCAGGTCGCGGGCGGCCCCAAGGTCATCCACATCGGCTACGTCTCGGCGAGCGTCGAGCAGGTATTTCACCCGGATGCCGAGGTGGTGGGCGATATCGGTTCGACCGTGACGGCGCTCGCCGACCGGCTCGGCGGGCGGCTCGATCCGGATCCCGGCATGCTCGACCTGCGCCGCTCGATCCTGGAGCGCATCAATGACCGGGCCGAGGAGGATCGCTTCCCGGTGACGCCGCAGCGCCTCGTGCATGACGTTCGTGCGGTGATGCCGGAGGACGGCATCGTCTGCCTCGACAACGGCATGTACAAGATCTGGTTTGCCCGCAACTATCGCACGCACGTCGCCAACACGTTGCTTCTCGACAACGCGCTCGCCACGATGGGCGCGGGGCTCCCCTCCGCCATGATGGCGAAGCTCCTGAATCCGGGCCGGAGGGTGATGGCGGTGTGCGGCGATGGCGGATTCATGATGAACTCGCAGGAGCTCGAGACCGCGGTCCGGCTGAAACTCGACCTCGTGGTGCTCATCCTCGATGATTCGGCCTACGGGATGATCCGCTGGAAGCAGGCGGTCGACGCTTTCGCCGATTACGGCATGACCTTCGGCAACCCGGACTTCGTCGCCTACGCCAATTCCTACGGCGCAACCGGGCATCGGATCACCGCGGTGAAGGACCTGATCCCGACGCTCGAAGCCGCCTTCGCGGCGGGCGGGGTCCATCTCGTGGCGGTCCCGGTCGATTATGCCGAGAACATGCGCGTCCTCGTTGAGGAGCTCCAACACAAAGCCGGCGCAGCCGAGCCGACCGGCTAG
- a CDS encoding MFS transporter translates to MIVAAAADGGILPETHERQLASAIRKNTWRLVPILGLAYLFNYLDRTSVGFAALQMNQAIGLTAAQFGWGAGILFFSYCLLEVPSNIAMYRFGARLWLARIMITWGLAAAATAFAVGPMSFYVIRFLLGVFEAGFFPGVIWYISIWFPARYRTQVLALFMASTPLSSLLGSPISAALLGMDGILGLGGWQWMFLIEGLPACLLGLACLWLLADTPKDATWLTEGERAALIAELAADKHEKPKKDLWAAMKDIRVLMLTGITFAFTIGSYGIGIWLPLILKNHGLSTMQIGWVTAIPYLFATIGMLAWARLVDAAGRKIYNLMTALICGALGLALSVVFSSLIPAVACLTLALIGTISARTVFYTIPQGFLTGAAAAGGLAFINSVGAFGGFVGPYLVGFLKDATGSFDAGMLGMAAILFASTLLAWSLKLVIRNA, encoded by the coding sequence ATGATCGTCGCTGCGGCGGCCGACGGAGGCATTCTGCCGGAGACGCATGAGCGTCAGCTGGCGAGCGCCATTCGCAAGAATACTTGGCGCCTGGTTCCGATCCTGGGCCTCGCCTACCTGTTCAACTATCTCGACCGGACCAGCGTCGGGTTCGCCGCCCTGCAGATGAACCAGGCGATCGGACTCACGGCTGCGCAGTTCGGCTGGGGCGCGGGTATCCTCTTCTTCAGCTACTGCCTGCTCGAAGTGCCGAGCAACATCGCCATGTACCGCTTCGGCGCGCGGCTCTGGCTCGCCCGGATCATGATCACCTGGGGGCTCGCTGCGGCGGCGACGGCCTTCGCGGTCGGGCCGATGAGCTTCTACGTCATTCGGTTCCTGCTTGGCGTATTCGAGGCCGGCTTCTTCCCGGGCGTCATCTGGTACATCTCGATCTGGTTCCCGGCCCGGTACCGCACGCAGGTGTTGGCGCTGTTCATGGCCTCGACGCCCCTGTCGTCGCTCCTCGGCAGCCCGATCTCGGCGGCCCTCCTCGGCATGGACGGCATCCTAGGGCTTGGAGGATGGCAGTGGATGTTCCTGATCGAAGGCCTCCCGGCCTGCCTGCTCGGTCTTGCCTGCCTGTGGCTCCTCGCCGACACGCCCAAGGACGCGACCTGGCTCACCGAGGGCGAGCGGGCTGCGCTGATCGCCGAACTCGCCGCCGACAAGCATGAGAAGCCGAAGAAGGATCTGTGGGCCGCCATGAAGGACATCCGAGTCCTCATGCTCACTGGGATCACCTTCGCGTTCACCATCGGCTCCTACGGCATCGGCATCTGGCTGCCGCTGATCCTCAAGAACCACGGCCTGAGCACGATGCAGATCGGCTGGGTCACGGCGATCCCCTACCTGTTCGCAACGATCGGCATGCTGGCCTGGGCGCGGCTCGTCGATGCCGCCGGGCGCAAGATCTACAACCTTATGACCGCGCTGATATGCGGCGCCCTTGGCCTCGCCCTCTCGGTCGTGTTCTCGTCGCTCATCCCAGCCGTCGCCTGTCTGACGCTCGCGCTGATCGGCACCATCTCCGCCCGCACCGTGTTCTACACGATCCCGCAAGGTTTCCTGACCGGGGCGGCCGCCGCCGGAGGGCTGGCCTTCATCAACTCGGTGGGTGCGTTCGGCGGCTTCGTCGGCCCCTATCTGGTTGGCTTCCTCAAGGATGCGACGGGATCGTTCGACGCCGGCATGCTTGGCATGGCCGCCATCCTGTTCGCCTCGACATTGCTGGCCTGGTCGCTGAAACTGGTCATCCGAAACGCCTGA
- a CDS encoding LysR family transcriptional regulator has product MDLRDLAYFEVIADLGHLGRAAERLGRTQPALTKCIQRLEASVGAELFARSSRGLALTQVGEVLLARARRMRTAMDEALREVSDFAAGAAGHVRIGTGATMAEYLLPQVCRALIAAAPAVTVELQIGMSGVLRTALRDNQLDLIIGPVLASDHDEFAHVTFGTDDVVVVAARGHPLCGRPLSIEDLVKWKWVLPAKSVAMRQWLDTVFQAHGLPGPAVQIETNSITMLPRLIGETDLLSFTSTRNLLPDRLGGRLERLGLDATTMRRPLGCVYRREGYLSPAALRVVTLLQTQGSMLLSPDPSPSSARAAAQDGRVTA; this is encoded by the coding sequence ATGGACCTGCGCGATCTGGCGTATTTCGAGGTGATCGCGGATCTGGGTCATCTCGGACGGGCGGCCGAGCGCCTCGGCCGGACGCAGCCGGCCCTGACGAAGTGCATCCAGCGCCTGGAGGCGTCCGTCGGGGCCGAGCTGTTCGCGCGCTCCAGCCGCGGCCTCGCGCTCACGCAGGTCGGCGAGGTGCTGCTCGCCCGGGCGCGGAGGATGCGGACCGCCATGGACGAGGCGCTCCGCGAGGTGAGCGATTTCGCGGCCGGGGCGGCCGGGCACGTCCGAATCGGGACCGGCGCCACGATGGCGGAGTACCTGCTGCCGCAGGTCTGCCGGGCCCTGATCGCCGCGGCGCCTGCCGTCACGGTCGAGCTGCAGATCGGGATGAGCGGCGTACTGCGGACGGCCCTGCGCGACAATCAGCTCGATCTCATCATCGGGCCCGTCCTGGCGAGCGACCACGACGAGTTCGCGCACGTGACCTTCGGGACCGACGACGTGGTGGTGGTGGCCGCCCGGGGCCATCCCCTGTGCGGCCGACCCTTGAGCATCGAGGATCTGGTGAAGTGGAAGTGGGTGCTGCCCGCGAAGAGCGTCGCCATGCGCCAGTGGCTGGACACGGTCTTCCAGGCCCACGGCCTGCCCGGACCGGCGGTCCAGATCGAGACGAACTCGATCACGATGCTGCCCCGGCTGATCGGCGAGACCGACCTCCTGAGCTTCACCTCGACGCGCAACCTGCTGCCGGACCGGCTCGGCGGCCGGCTGGAACGGCTCGGCCTGGACGCCACCACGATGCGCCGCCCGCTCGGCTGCGTGTACCGCCGCGAGGGCTATCTTTCGCCAGCGGCCCTGCGCGTGGTGACGCTGCTTCAGACGCAAGGGAGCATGCTGCTCTCGCCCGATCCGAGCCCTTCCTCGGCCCGGGCCGCGGCTCAGGACGGCAGGGTGACGGCGTAG